The genomic window CATGGTGCGCGCATGAATTGAATACGCCCATCGGCAACATCCTGTCCCGATTGGAATGCTTGAAAATGGAAACCAACCAAACCCCCATCCGGGACGAATTCGCGCAGGATTTAAAAGTCATCGAACGCCAATCGAAGCGGATGGCGCGCACCGTCCAAGGATTGCTCTCTTTCTCCCGCCAGAGTCCAGTCCAATACGAAAGCGTCCAATTCGAACGGGTAATTCGGGAGGCCGTGGATAGTTGCAGCCAGCAACTAAAGAAAAAGAACATTGCCATCGATTGCCAATGCGAGAAAAATTTGCCGGAAATCTTCGGCAATCCCGTTCAACTCGAACAAATGGTGATTAATTTATTGAATAATTCCGGCGACGCGCTGGATATAAACGGTAGAATCCTTCTTTCGGTTCGGCGGGAAAATACAACCGACTTCTCAGGTATAATTATGAAAGTCGAAGACGATGGCCCCGGATTTCCCCCGGAATTGTCTCAACGCATTCTTCTCCCCTTCGTTACGTCGAAAGGGCCGGGAGAGGGCGTCGGCTTGGGACTCGCCATCGTTTCGCAGATCGTCTCCCAGCACAGAGGAACCATCCGAATCGGGAAAAGTTCCTTCCATGGCGCGTTGACGGAGATTTATCTTCCCAATAAAAATTCGATGGATAAGTTCTATGGAAAATGAAGAGAAGGCTGGCAAGCGAGATAAAAATAGAATCAGGATTCTTCTCATCGACGACGAGGAAGACATGCTGGAAAGTTGTACGCGGATTTTGTCGCACTGGCAGTATGAATGCTATTCCGCTTCTTCCGGACGCATGGGAATCGCCTATTTCATTAATTACCGCCCGGATATCGTGATTTCGGATTTACGAATGCCGGATATTGACGGCATTGGCTTGCTCAAAGAATGCCTCTCCATTGACTCCAAAGCCATCGTCATATTGCTAACCGCATACGCCACCGTAGAAAACGCGGTCGAGGCGATGAAAATCGGCGCATCGGACTATCTGCAAAAACCCTTTACCGCCGAACAATTGAACAACGTAATCCAACGTCAAATCCAACTGCGAGGTCTCTTGCCGCCTACTATGCGTCCTGACGTCAAGGAAGAAGAAATCCCGCCGATTATCGGAAAAAGCGCCGCCATTCAAAACGTAATTCAGACGGTGGCTCAAGTATCCCGAACCGATGTGAATGTCCTTATTACGGGGAAAAGCGGTACAGGAAAAGAATTGATCGCCAAACGGATTCATCAATCCGGAACCCGCTCCCAAAAACCGTTTGTCCCCGTCGATTGCGCCTGTCTTTCCGAAGATTTGCTGGAAAGTGAACTATTCGGCCACGTCAAAGGCTCTTTCACTAGCGCTTCCACGGATAAAGCCGGACTTTTCGAGATAGCCCACCAAGGGACAATGTTTCTGGATGAATTATCGCACTTATCGCTCCGCAGCCAGGGAAAATTCCTGCGGGTCTTGCAAGAACGCCAATTTCGGCCCGTCGGCGGGAAAAAATTAATCGACGTGGACGTACGCATCCTTAGCGCTACCAACCGCGATTTGGAATGCGATGTTCGCGACGGCGCCTTCAGAGAAGACCTTTATTTCCGCTTGAATGTTATCGCCATCCACTTGCCGACCTTGCAGCAAAGGAAAGAAGACATTCCGCTTCTGATAGACCACTTTCTCCGCAAATTTACCAAAAACTCCGATCCTTGCGAAATTTCGCTGGAGGAAGACGCGCTGGAATTGCTGACGAAATACGATTGGCCCGGCAACATTCGCGAATTGGGGAATGTGATTCAGCGATGTCTCGCTTTGCTCAAAGATAACGTTATTCGGGCGGAAGCCCTTCCCGATGCGTTTCACGTTAAAAAGTCAAAAGTCCATCATTCGGAGAACCATCGTTTGACGGACGCCATTCACAGTGCGGAACGCGAGCAAATTATTCGTACGCTGCATTTGTATGGAGGAGAAAGAACGAAAGCCGCCAATCATTTAGGAATCAGCAGAAAAAGCTTATGGGAAAAAATTAAAAATTACCGAATCTCCAGTGAGGAGATAGA from Candidatus Omnitrophota bacterium includes these protein-coding regions:
- a CDS encoding sigma-54 dependent transcriptional regulator produces the protein MENEEKAGKRDKNRIRILLIDDEEDMLESCTRILSHWQYECYSASSGRMGIAYFINYRPDIVISDLRMPDIDGIGLLKECLSIDSKAIVILLTAYATVENAVEAMKIGASDYLQKPFTAEQLNNVIQRQIQLRGLLPPTMRPDVKEEEIPPIIGKSAAIQNVIQTVAQVSRTDVNVLITGKSGTGKELIAKRIHQSGTRSQKPFVPVDCACLSEDLLESELFGHVKGSFTSASTDKAGLFEIAHQGTMFLDELSHLSLRSQGKFLRVLQERQFRPVGGKKLIDVDVRILSATNRDLECDVRDGAFREDLYFRLNVIAIHLPTLQQRKEDIPLLIDHFLRKFTKNSDPCEISLEEDALELLTKYDWPGNIRELGNVIQRCLALLKDNVIRAEALPDAFHVKKSKVHHSENHRLTDAIHSAEREQIIRTLHLYGGERTKAANHLGISRKSLWEKIKNYRISSEEIELFHQ